The nucleotide window CTTTCATCGACTGGGCATCCTCAACCAACGAACCAAACAAATACTGATGCCAAAACAATGGCATCACATCAGTGACTAAGGTGTAAACCATGTGCCCGGTTCAATTCGTAAACAATGTTCGGGTTGCACAGTGAGGGTGAGAGCTATCGATCCCGCGGGGCACCGCCAAACCACCAACCCGGCAGCAACCGCACCACATCCGGTCGGGCAAACCGCTCATCGATCAGAATCACCACCCCTTGATCCTCCGGCGTGCGAATCACCCGCCCGGCCGCCTGCGCCACCTTCTGCAGCCCGGGGTAGAGGTAGGCGTAGTCATAACCGCGGCCGAAACGTTGTTCCAGGCGCTCGCGCAGAATCTCGTGCCACGCATCGAAAGGCGGCAATCCCAGGGTGGCGATGAAGGCGCCGACCAGCCGCCTGCCGGGCAGGTCGATGCCCTCGGCGAAGGCGCCGCCCAGCACCGCGAAACCGATGCCCTCGCCGTCGGCGACGAAGCGATCGATGAATGCCTGGCGCGCCTGCGGCGACATGCCCCGCGACTGGTGCCACGTCGGCACCTGCGGCGCGGCGTGCAGAAACCCCGCGTGGACGGCCTCGAGGTAGGCGAAGCTGCTGAAGTAGGCCAGATAGTTGCCGGGATGCTCTCGATACTGCGCGGCCATCAGCGCGGCGATGGGCTGCACCGAGGCCTCGCGATCCGCCAGGCGCGTGCTGATGCTGGTCTCCAGTCGCACCTGCAGTTGATGCGCGCCGAAGGGGCTTTCGATGTCCTGCCACAGGGTGTCCGGCGGCAGGCCCAGCAGGTCGCGGCGGTAGTGCGCCGGGGCGAGCGTGGCCGAGAACAGAATCGTGCTGTGCGCGCTGGCAAACCGCGGTGCGAGAAAATCGGCGGGAATCAGGTTGCGGATCGCCAGCACCGCGCGGCCCCGGCCGTGGCGGTCCAGTTCGCACAGCGAATGATCCCCGAAGCACTCCGCCAGGCGCACGTAACGGATGGCCTCGAACAGCAACTCCTGCAATTCGAGATCAGCCGGCTCGTCGGCGAGATATTCGGAGATGGCGGTGATCACCCCCAACGCGGCCAGCGTGAGTTCCGCGGGGAGATCGATGAAGCCGGCCTCCCGTTGAGCGATGCCCCCGGATGCCACGCCTGTGCCTGTGCCTGTGCTTGTAGGAGCGACTTCAGTCGCGATAGCAGTCATATCCGGGGCGCCGTCAAGGGATTCGCGACTGAAGTCGCTCCTACAGGGGGATTTATCGGACCCGGTGGTTTGGTCGGGCCGTACGGTCAATTCGTGGCGAGCCACCAGGCTGCTCCACTGCCGCGCCAGTTTGCCGAGCGAGCGTTTCAGCGCGGCGGGTGCCCGGCGCTTCACCGCCAGCACCCGCTGCTGGGTGAATTCGGTGCTGTACATGCCGCGTGCGCGGCCGATCAGGTTGTGGGCCTCGT belongs to Pseudomonadota bacterium and includes:
- a CDS encoding ATP-dependent DNA helicase, which codes for MTAIATEVAPTSTGTGTGVASGGIAQREAGFIDLPAELTLAALGVITAISEYLADEPADLELQELLFEAIRYVRLAECFGDHSLCELDRHGRGRAVLAIRNLIPADFLAPRFASAHSTILFSATLAPAHYRRDLLGLPPDTLWQDIESPFGAHQLQVRLETSISTRLADREASVQPIAALMAAQYREHPGNYLAYFSSFAYLEAVHAGFLHAAPQVPTWHQSRGMSPQARQAFIDRFVADGEGIGFAVLGGAFAEGIDLPGRRLVGAFIATLGLPPFDAWHEILRERLEQRFGRGYDYAYLYPGLQKVAQAAGRVIRTPEDQGVVILIDERFARPDVVRLLPGWWFGGAPRDR